Proteins encoded in a region of the Flavobacterium sp. MDT1-60 genome:
- a CDS encoding GNAT family N-acetyltransferase translates to MKNTEFNLQPDFLENEITKLIPLEEKHFEALFEAASDPLIWEQNPVKDRYQREGFKTFFEIIITKSPFLILDKQTNEIMGTTSFYDYNPEKSSVGIGYTFITRKFWGGPYNKSNKRLLIDYAFQHVNSILFHVGSENFRSQKAVLKLGAEKINDMMFNINGVEVPYFEYELRKL, encoded by the coding sequence ATGAAAAATACAGAATTCAATTTACAACCAGATTTCTTAGAAAACGAAATCACAAAATTAATTCCGTTAGAAGAAAAACATTTTGAAGCATTATTTGAAGCCGCTTCCGACCCACTAATTTGGGAACAGAATCCTGTCAAAGACCGGTATCAAAGAGAAGGTTTTAAAACTTTTTTTGAAATCATAATTACAAAAAGCCCATTCTTAATTCTCGATAAACAAACAAATGAAATAATGGGAACAACCAGTTTTTATGATTACAATCCCGAAAAATCGAGCGTTGGAATTGGCTACACATTTATTACAAGAAAATTTTGGGGTGGTCCGTATAATAAATCAAACAAAAGATTATTGATAGATTATGCTTTTCAGCATGTTAATTCGATTCTTTTTCACGTTGGATCGGAAAATTTCCGTTCTCAAAAAGCCGTTTTAAAACTTGGAGCCGAAAAAATCAATGATATGATGTTTAACATCAATGGCGTTGAAGTACCTTATTTTGAATACGAACTTCGAAAATTATGA
- a CDS encoding lactonase family protein, with protein sequence MKLKITFLTLAFLVTSAIFSQNTYVFLGSYNKDKNAEAIQVYQLDTLKGKLTKVTSAKNVINPSYLTISPNGKYVYACTETKTPNDGNVSSFEFNPQNKTLTFLNKQRSGGENPVYVSVHKSGKWLVNANYTEGSVSVHPLLENGKIDSLAQNFQYTDGSVHKERQTRSHVHSAVFSPQNDYLFLPDLGADKIRCYRFDTKLKQPLVETKNPFTKTDLEAGPRHFTFHPNQKFGYCIEEMAGAISVYQYDNGTLDKIQRINTHPDKITGGFESSDIHISPDGKFLYATNRGKENNIAIFSIDENGLLKNIGYHSTLGKHPRVFALDESGKFLVATNVNSGNVVVFKRNEKTGLLKKTGNEIKMENVSCVQVKRI encoded by the coding sequence TTGAAACTAAAAATAACCTTTCTGACACTTGCCTTTCTTGTAACTTCTGCTATTTTTTCTCAAAATACTTATGTCTTTTTGGGAAGTTATAATAAAGATAAGAATGCTGAAGCAATTCAGGTATATCAACTTGATACTTTAAAAGGAAAACTGACCAAAGTTACTTCTGCAAAAAATGTCATAAATCCGTCGTATCTAACCATTTCTCCAAACGGAAAGTACGTATACGCTTGTACAGAAACCAAAACACCAAATGACGGAAATGTCAGCAGTTTTGAATTTAATCCTCAAAACAAAACTTTAACTTTTCTAAACAAACAAAGAAGCGGTGGTGAAAATCCGGTGTATGTTTCTGTTCATAAAAGCGGAAAATGGTTGGTGAATGCCAATTATACTGAAGGAAGTGTTTCGGTTCATCCTTTATTAGAAAATGGAAAAATAGATTCGCTTGCGCAGAATTTCCAATATACAGACGGAAGTGTTCATAAAGAAAGGCAAACGAGATCGCATGTGCATTCGGCTGTGTTTTCTCCTCAAAATGATTATCTTTTTTTACCCGATTTGGGGGCAGATAAAATTCGGTGTTATCGTTTTGATACAAAGTTGAAACAACCTTTGGTGGAAACAAAAAATCCGTTTACCAAAACAGATTTAGAAGCGGGACCAAGACATTTTACTTTCCATCCGAATCAAAAATTTGGGTATTGTATTGAAGAAATGGCCGGTGCGATTAGTGTTTATCAATATGACAATGGAACGTTGGACAAAATTCAACGCATCAATACCCATCCTGATAAAATTACGGGAGGTTTTGAAAGTTCAGACATTCATATTTCTCCTGACGGAAAATTTCTTTATGCCACAAACCGTGGAAAAGAAAACAACATCGCGATTTTTTCTATTGATGAAAATGGACTTTTGAAAAACATTGGATATCACTCAACTTTAGGAAAGCATCCGAGAGTTTTTGCTCTTGACGAAAGCGGAAAATTTCTTGTTGCCACAAATGTCAATTCCGGAAATGTGGTCGTTTTTAAAAGAAATGAGAAAACAGGTTTATTAAAGAAAACAGGAAACGAGATTAAAATGGAAAATGTTTCTTGTGTTCAGGTTAAGAGGATATAA
- a CDS encoding GNAT family N-acetyltransferase, translating into MNTSNHIIRNASPSEFEEIGKLLISVYSQLDGFPKEEEQPNYYKMLANIGDFTNHPETELLVAVDSNNAILGAVVYFNDMQYYGSGGIATQEKNTAGFRLLGVDNKARGKGIGKLLTQECIKKATENNLNQVIIHSTLAMQTAWKMYENIGFQRSEDLDFMQGELAVFGFRLKISN; encoded by the coding sequence ATGAATACATCAAATCATATTATTAGAAACGCAAGTCCTTCAGAATTTGAAGAAATAGGAAAACTGCTTATTAGCGTTTATTCCCAATTAGATGGTTTTCCGAAAGAAGAGGAGCAACCCAATTATTACAAAATGCTGGCCAATATTGGCGATTTTACCAATCATCCGGAAACGGAACTTTTGGTAGCGGTTGACAGCAATAATGCTATTCTGGGTGCAGTTGTTTATTTTAATGATATGCAATATTATGGTTCGGGCGGAATTGCAACTCAGGAAAAAAACACAGCAGGATTTCGATTATTAGGTGTCGACAATAAGGCACGCGGCAAAGGAATTGGTAAACTTTTGACGCAGGAATGCATAAAAAAAGCAACAGAAAATAATTTAAATCAAGTTATAATTCATTCGACTTTAGCGATGCAAACCGCTTGGAAAATGTACGAAAACATTGGATTTCAAAGGTCTGAAGATTTAGATTTCATGCAGGGAGAATTAGCCGTCTTTGGCTTCAGATTAAAAATTAGTAACTAA